One genomic window of Stieleria sp. JC731 includes the following:
- a CDS encoding sialidase family protein, with protein MDQRETVTPINAFAIGVLSMTTIASTRPFPNSIRRLPPATLRLSPATLRLATLLQTVALATWLGTCVSKAAEPDAVKSQHRYEIVVGNADLQARQPQLAIGHTGRTYLAFGSQSDIYVCHEEGTQSEFSAPVKVGHLEKLALGMRRGPRIAICGDAIVVTAISHKTGNLVAYQSKDHGATWSDTVIVNDVDESAREGLHSMASDRNGNAYVVWLDLRNGHTEIFISKSVDAGITWSKNSLVYRSPSETVCECCHPSIQIGNDGTIYVMWRNLIDGDRDMYLSSSLDGMTFSAAKKLGTGTWSLDACPMDGGDLTVSDKGLVTTVWRRKDTVYQAVPNNAFEIVIGKGEQPSVTASKRGVWIAWLSRRNGPLLHRSPDSDQTAKLADQANDPVIASDSKGEIVVAAWEEKTKQGSTIVVKQLAK; from the coding sequence ATGGATCAGCGGGAAACCGTGACACCAATCAATGCCTTTGCAATAGGAGTTCTATCGATGACAACCATCGCGTCGACGCGGCCTTTTCCAAATTCGATTCGACGATTGCCTCCTGCCACGCTGCGTTTATCACCTGCTACGCTGCGATTGGCGACTTTGCTACAAACTGTTGCTTTGGCGACCTGGCTAGGCACCTGCGTTTCGAAAGCCGCCGAACCCGATGCGGTCAAATCACAACACCGATATGAAATCGTCGTCGGGAACGCTGACCTACAAGCGAGGCAGCCCCAACTGGCGATTGGACATACCGGCCGAACCTATCTCGCGTTTGGCTCCCAAAGCGACATCTATGTTTGTCACGAGGAAGGGACACAAAGCGAGTTCTCCGCCCCTGTCAAAGTCGGTCACCTGGAAAAGCTTGCCCTCGGCATGAGACGAGGGCCGCGAATCGCTATTTGTGGCGACGCGATCGTGGTCACCGCGATCAGCCACAAAACAGGAAACCTAGTTGCCTATCAATCGAAAGATCATGGCGCGACTTGGTCGGATACTGTCATTGTAAATGACGTCGACGAAAGTGCTCGCGAAGGACTCCATTCGATGGCAAGCGATCGAAATGGAAATGCATACGTTGTGTGGTTGGATCTACGCAACGGGCACACCGAAATTTTCATCTCCAAGTCCGTCGACGCTGGGATAACCTGGTCTAAAAACTCACTCGTTTATCGCTCTCCTTCTGAAACCGTGTGCGAGTGCTGCCATCCATCGATCCAGATCGGCAACGATGGCACAATCTATGTGATGTGGAGAAACTTGATTGACGGAGACCGCGACATGTACCTGTCTAGCTCCCTCGATGGCATGACATTTAGCGCGGCGAAAAAACTAGGCACTGGAACGTGGTCACTCGATGCCTGTCCGATGGATGGCGGTGACCTAACTGTCAGTGACAAAGGACTGGTCACAACCGTTTGGCGACGCAAAGACACGGTCTACCAAGCGGTTCCGAACAATGCCTTTGAAATCGTGATTGGCAAAGGTGAACAGCCGAGTGTGACAGCCAGCAAGCGAGGCGTCTGGATCGCTTGGCTTTCAAGACGCAATGGCCCATTGCTGCATCGCTCACCAGATAGCGACCAAACTGCGAAGCTTGCAGACCAAGCAAACGATCCCGTAATCGCTAGCGACAGCAAAGGCGAAATTGTTGTTGCCGCTTGGGAAGAAAAGACCAAACAAGGTTCAACCATTGTTGTCAAACAACTGGCTAAGTAG